The Cyprinus carpio isolate SPL01 chromosome A3, ASM1834038v1, whole genome shotgun sequence genomic interval tttttgacactgtcaatctgGTAAGTACTGTGTAGTTTTAATGTTTGCCATAATTTTGGTTTTGAGGGATTGTGTTAAACAGGGTTGGTCactatgtctgtgtgtgtgtgtgatattcctTCCCAGAGGGCAGCTAACATGATACCTGCCCATGATAGTCCACTAGCAGCACTGGCGTTTGATGCAAGCGGCACTAAATTGGCCACGGCATCTGAGAAGgtagagctgtgtgtgtgtgtgtgtgtgtgagacactcaTTCAGATTAGAagaaagttgtgtgtgtgtgtgtgtgagacactcaTTCAGATTAGAAGAAAGTTGTGTGATATGGCCAATATTCACATAATTCTCTTCTAACTAATTCAGTGAATCGATTCCAAACTCTGTATTGTCAATCAAAAATGTTTACGGAAGTCACTGCGTGGTATtcttcataaatatatatttttttttagttaaaaatatatgaaGGCTCTTTATTACTGTGGGTTGTATTTGTGAATACaagtaaatgattaaatgtcattattttaaacaactttataactagtttttttaatctgttgcgttaaaagttttgatttttgaATCTGCTTGGCTACAGTTGTTTGGTTGATAATGGATTGTAGCTCCAGTTTTTCAATTTTTAGTGATATTGCCCAACTATATGCACTACCAATCAAATTTTTGGGGTtaataatgtttatgaaagaagtctaaTGAAGTCTAATTCATGTTTACTAATGAAAATAATACTAATGTTTATGAAAAGCAGTAACATTGtgcaaaaatattgcaatttaaaacatattttctattttaaaatataatttattactgtgacggcaaagccgaattttcagcatcataactccagtcttcagtgtcacatgatcatttagaaatcattctaatatgctgatttggtgcttaagaaacattttttcaatgtttcaatattgaaaacagttgtgctgcttcatatttgtgatttttttttttttgatacatagaaagttcaaaataacagcattttatttttaaataatctgcaacattataaatatcttgactgtcacttttgagcaatttaaggtgtccttgatgaataaaatattaatttctttcaaatttttgaatggtgttTGCATACTGACCTTCAAGATTTAAAGTGCTGAGTAATAATGGATCAAGAGTTTTAGTTTATTGTAACCTTACTCAGTTAAGTTTTCAAACCCTCTTTTCTTGGTATTATTTAGGGCACTGTAATCCGAGTGTTCTCCATTCCAGAGGGCCAAAAGCTCTTTGAGTTCCGGAGGGGAGTTAAGAGGTAGTAAACTATTACCATACTATATTTGAATCGATACAAAACACCAAGAACTATAATAAGCACACAGAGTGAAAACAATGCTCTTTCTTTAATTATCCCTCGACAGATGTGTGAGCATCTGTTCCCTGCCTTCAGTATGGAGGGACTCTATCTGTCTGCCTCGAGCAACACGGAGACAGTTCATATTTTTAAGCTGGAGACCCAGAGAGAGAAGTCAGTGTAATGATGCCCACTGAAATAAGTGGTTCTTCAGACCTTCTTCTCACATCTCAAACACAATCCTGTGGATTTCTACACTTtcctttttattgattaaaatctTGTTTGAGCAAGACCAAGCCTCCTTCTGATAACAGATCTACAAGCTgcactaaaaacagaaaataggcactttctttttgatcttttattatgCAACCaactcatgtttttttattttcatcttaggCCTCAAGAGGAGCCTACTACTTGGACGGGATACTTTGGGAAAGTATTGATGGCCTCCACAACGTATCTGCCTGCACACGTAACAGAGATGTTCACTCAAGGAAGGGCATTTGCCACAGTCAGACTGCCCTTTTCAGGTCACAAGAACATCTGCGCTCTGGCCATGTGAGAAAACCATTCAATCTAAATATGCTATCAGCGACAACGATGTGTCTCTGATTATCTTGCTTGTGATTGGTTTCTAGAATCCAGAAGATCCCACGCCTGCTGGTGGCTGCAGCAGATGGCTATCTTTACCTGTACAACTTGGACCCACAGGAGGGGGGAGAGTGCACACTAATGAAACAGCATAAGTGAGATCCAGTGTTACCAAGCTGGAACAATCTATCAGACTACTAGTCTATACGgtctcactttattttaaggtccagttctcactattaactaactattaattactgtttattaatagttagtaagctaagtgttaagtttaggtattgggtaggattagggatgtagaatatggtcatgcagcagaatatgtgctttataagtactaataaacagccaatatacaagtaatatgcatgctaatatgcaactaattaatagtgagaattggtccctatattaTAGTGTTACCGTCTATACATATACTATcgtaaaagtttggggttggtaaggttttaacatgtttctgaatgaagtCTCTGGatacattttaaactaatttattcctgtgaaggatcaaagcatgatccttcagaaatcattctaatatgttgatttacgtaggaatcttttttttatgataaaaacagGGAAACAGTGATcagttttttttcaggattctttgataaacagcatttatttgatataagataaatgtctttactgtcacttccgatcaatttaatgcatccttgctgaagaaaagcattcatttctttcagaaaaaaatcttaatggccccaaaattttgaatggtaatgtatacgTAGTATGTTTTTGTTGGTTATTGAGTATCCTGTACAATTTACTGTGAACCACAAACAGGACTAACAGTTCTGATGCATTGTTCTGGGTAATCCCACTCTATAGCTGAATGctaaatgtcaaatattttctgATTGGCCgggatttttctctctctctctctctctctctctctctctctctctctctcactctctctctctctctctctctctctctctctctctctctctctctctcagtttgtaCATGAAAAAAGAGGAATTGCTTGACACTCAAAACTTAATGAATCATGGCTAGTAAagagtgtaataaaaaaaaaaaaggacaaggggccatttttattgtcttttttttttgtttgtttttttctccagtttaGTTGAGTGGTGGTGTTGTTTTTAATAGTCTTGCAGTGAGACtaattaatctataaaaacacAGTTTCCAATTACTGGTTGTCTCTTCACTGAAACAAGGTCTTAAAAGGCTGTGTGTTTAagttaataattgtattaaatagttcGTATTGTAATGGTATCTGTCTGAAAACTAGTTTTAGGTTTAAACTGATTGAAATGTCATGTGAATTTCTCATGTCAATATGTTTTTTCCTTTAGGTTAGATGGAAGTGCAGAGGCAGCGAATGAAATTCTTGAACAAACCGCTCACGACCGGCCACTTGTGGCACAGACCTACAGTGCTGCTGTTGCCAAAGGTAAGAAGCTGTCCTTTTCTCTCAAAGAATCATAgaatgtaattgttaaaatgtCCTTGAATGGTTTTCATTGGCTCAGGTTACACTGAGGATCAGGGGGCGGTGGGGGGTGCTGGACTGGAGGATGACATGAACACCCTGCACCTGGACGAAGAGAACGAGCAGCCTCCGTTAATCCTGGAAACAGACTGAGCTGCTGCCAGTCATGCCCTGGATGGAAGATGGAAGCGACTGAGTGACATTGCAGAGGGGGGTTCCCTCCTCTGGTGCTGCTATGTATGGACATGTGTGACCAGATAGAGAAAGGGATTAAAAGAGAGATCATTTTAAAGCAAGCCTAGCTGTAGCCTTATTCTGTCTGTTGTTGCGTATAGATGTTTCCTTTCCCCCACCCTTGTGGCTTTATAAAACctggtgaatttttattttgtttccctaCCTGTTTTTTAATGCCCAGTTATGTCCTTAATCAGACCAAAATATGAAATCCAAGCTGCAGGTGTCACATTTCTTAGCTTTGCATGTACATGTGCCAAGAATAGAAATCCTAGAAAACCTTTGCTTTCATGTAGATGGTTCTGATGTGTTTGCTGGCCATTTCTCCTCTTGAACATTtccatttgtgtctgttttttaatTGTGACTGAAAGCGAACTGGCTTGCGCCGCCTGCTACATCACCACACAGCTGTGCAGTGTCTGCATTGTGGAGTCCCTTACCAATCATCAACATCTGTGGCAAATGTGAATATTGTCCTGTAATAATGTATATGATGTGTTAACATGACGGCCTGGTTACAATTACTGTTTGAACAGTGTTTTTAACAGGCTCAGAGGGTTGTTTTTAGTTTGATCTTGAATTACTGCATCTGTACACGCACATGCTTTACAATACTCTCTTTTAATTAATCCTATGCCACATTAAGGTTAAACAGGCAATGTGGCGATCAAAACTTTGTTTGGCTTTGAATTACACCTCGTGTCTTCATCCGGCCTGATTGCTTTGAAAAAGTTGTATTATTTTAAGTTCCTAACACTTAAGTAACCTCTATAGTAGAACTGATGACTGATGAAGGCATTTAATGTATTGATTTGAGAAGGACCTGGCCTCTGCTGAATGTGGTTTCAAGAGGCAGCCGGTCATCAACTTGTTTCTAGAACATTTTGTTTGAAACTTAAGGAATGAATGAAGGAAGTTAGTAGAAGTCATGCCTTGTCTCTTTGATTTATTCTCAATACCAGCAGCTGATGATTGCTCATGAGCCTCATTTTTGGTAGGTTCCTACTCTGAGGGCCTTGTCCTTTGCAAAAAGCGGAATATATTTCACTATAAACATCAATCTTTAGTAGAAGGTTGCAGCATTTAACTTACAAATGGGGTATGTTCTCTCAGACATGCATGTGGACGTCAGTCTGAACAGACAGGTCACATGGTCTGACAGTTGAACCACAATAGGTCAAATGTTTAAAGTGATATCCAGGGTTCTTTTGAAAAATAAGAGGACCAGGGTTTTTGAATGTGATTACCAAAtattcacaataatacacaatgtTAGCCGGTGTGTCCAAATGAGCACACagagcaaacaaaaaacaggcaTTCTGAGAAACTGCCTGAATTCTTGGAGCTCTAAAGAATCTTGAGATGATTTTTATGCATGATTGCCTCTTGAGCATGTTTTGATGTTGCATATCAACAAATGTCAGTAATAAATTGACTTGCATCTTCATCAGCCAATGAGCTCTAATCCCCCAAGGCCACTTTAATctgttttctaatgatttttgtataaaatgtaaattgttccatataaaaataaaataaaacgtctGTTGAAAATGTTTAGCATCTTATtagaccccccccacccccattccttttttaattcagtgtagAGAGTGGTGTACTGATCTTTTATGTTCATTAAGCATATCTCATATTACATAGAGTTGCATTGAAATTATTGGGTTAACACAGGAAATATTCAGCATGTTAAACCTCAGCaaggaatcatttttatttcattagtttCAACTGCAGTTTAAAAATCCAATGCAAGGTACCTGCACTATTTAAAGAAAAGCAATCTATGACCAGCACATAAATTCAGACAAAATTCAGTTTTTGGTTCATCTAGAACCACTTTCCTAAATTTTATCAGTATTAAACCCTTAAACCACTTACACTTAATCAAAACATAATCTTGGAAATGTGTAGACAACTGCATTAAAAAATAGAGAGATCGCAAAAAGGCAAGCAATATGAACGGCAGACATTTTTGTTCTGATGTCTGCAATGTCTAGACAATCTTGAGGTCCTTCATTGCAGATTCAAGGGTCTGAAAcagaattaacaaaataataatatcaatcttTATGCACTTTTTGACTACTGCTAAcaaatgaataattatgaaattcaCAAAAGTTAAACAAGTACCTTTACATCCCAAATAGTCATGCCTCCGTCCATACCAGTGGTGCAGAACTTGGCACACTGTGCTTTCCCCCCATTAAGAATTGAGATTTGGCTaagaagtgataaaaaaaaaaaaaaatacattaacagaTCAAAATGTCGATTGTTGTATATTAATGTTTCAAGTTTaagtattttcagcatcactacagGCAGCAAACGGAATTGCAAtctgtttatttaaagggatactccaccccaaaatgaaaattttgtcattaatcacttacccttatgtcattccaaacccgtaaaagcttcgttcgtcttcggagcacaatttaagatattttggatgaaaaccgggaggcctgtgactgtcccatagactgccaagtaaataacagtgtcaaggtccataaaaggtaagtcgtcatcagaatactccatctgccatcagacgtgcaatctgggttatatgaagcgacgggaacactttttgtaagcaaagaatgGTGGTCTGAGAAtggtctgatggcagatggaatattctgatgatgactttcatatcttttatggacctttacagtgttatttactttgcagtctatgggacagtcacaggcctcccggttttcatccaaaatatcttaaattgtgttccaaagacgaacggagcttttacgggtgtggaacaacatgggggcaagtgattaatgacaaaattttcattttggggtggagcatccctttaatgCTGGGTGGGGCATTTCAACATTTGCTCAGTCAATCTTGTGATTTTTGGGGCGGAGCTATTCGTTTCACCAATTAAAGGACAGGGAGTGTTTGAAACGTATTTTTAATGCCACAGTGAATCAGAAATGACAAACTTTCAACATAAAGGAATGAGgctgaaagacaaaaaataggCCGTACCTGATGCTGTTCTTGTGCACAGACTCCAGGACAGCTTCTTTGCTGTCAGTGGTGGCTTTCTTATCCAGGTTCTGGAAGCGTTCTCTTGCTGTCATGCCCTTCTGAGCACTCTGTTTTGGTACGTCAAGTTTTCCTCCAAAAGACAAGGCTGCTTTGTTCGAATCATAGACAAACAACACAGGGTAGCAGTCATGGCCCTgaaaaacatatgaaaataagGGGACAAtctaaaaaacacattactttgGCATCAAGGCCTGACATCTGAAGATACTTACAGCTGCCACTAGGCTGTTCTCAGTAATGAAAGTCACACACAGAAGAGGCAAGGTTTCTGAAGTAAGACTGGCGCAGCTGACAAGATGAAAAACCGAAATGATTtggtaaatatgatttttaaaggcAAGTGCATACAGGGCCAGATTTGAAAGGCAATACTCACACAGCAGTCTTTCCTCCCTCAGCCACTGCCACAGTGCTGTCATGGCTGGCCCAGGCCACACGATTCCCGCTGTCCGAGAAACAGACGCCGTGCACCCAACCTGCAGTTCCAGTAGATTCGAACATGACCTCTCCAAAGGGCATTTTAGAGCCCCATGCTGTTGGAGCAGGCTTCTCTTCTACTTCCTTTATGTAAGCAGAAAAGATCCTGGATGGGGATTTAACAAATAGGAC includes:
- the LOC109050689 gene encoding LOW QUALITY PROTEIN: WD repeat domain phosphoinositide-interacting protein 2 (The sequence of the model RefSeq protein was modified relative to this genomic sequence to represent the inferred CDS: inserted 3 bases in 2 codons), which translates into the protein MNLASQSGEAGCSQLLFANFNQDNTSLAVGTKSGYKFFSLSSVDKLEQIYECTDTEDVCIVERLFSSSLVAIVSLKAPRKLKVCHFKKGTEICNYSYSNTILAVKLNRQRLIVCLEESLYIHNIRDMKVLHTIRETPPNPSGLCTLSISNDNCYLAYPGSATIGEXQVFDTVNLRAANMIPAHDSPLAALAFDASGTKLATASEKGTVIRVFSIPEGQKLFEFRRGVKRCVSICSXAFSMEGLYLSASSNTETVHIFKLETQREKPQEEPTTWTGYFGKVLMASTTYLPAHVTEMFTQGRAFATVRLPFSGHKNICALAIIQKIPRLLVAAADGYLYLYNLDPQEGGECTLMKQHKLDGSAEAANEILEQTAHDRPLVAQTYSAAVAKGYTEDQGAVGGAGLEDDMNTLHLDEENEQPPLILETD
- the LOC109050674 gene encoding actin-related protein 2/3 complex subunit 1B-like; this translates as MSYHSFLLEPISCHAWNKDRTQIALCPNNHEVHIYKKDGNNWSKIHVLKEHNGQVTGIDWAPESNRIVTCGTDRNAYVWTLKGDAWKPTLVILRINRAARCVKWSPKENKFAVGSGSRLISVCYFEKDNDWWVCKHIKKPIRSTILCLDWHPNNVLLAAGSCDFKCRIFSAYIKEVEEKPAPTAWGSKMPFGEVMFESTGTAGWVHGVCFSDSGNRVAWASHDSTVAVAEGGKTAVCASLTSETLPLLCVTFITENSLVAAGHDCYPVLFVYDSNKAALSFGGKLDVPKQSAQKGMTARERFQNLDKKATTDSKEAVLESVHKNSISQISILNGGKAQCAKFCTTGMDGGMTIWDVKTLESAMKDLKIV